A single window of Synechococcus sp. CBW1004 DNA harbors:
- a CDS encoding sugar transferase, which translates to MSWRRPRRLLFLCALLDLASIWPAAALADRRLGSSLLNHPIWLLCFGAAYLFLGWLLGSYTVLRWPDLRLPSVLRRLLTTSAVTLMAVILVRWAFNLPVSFSLGHRSTLILLLLPMTLWSLVLRLLFRRLSEGSHWQLVVPEASCEHVAMEWRRQDLAAQPRVVSPDRWPSRLWPRRSHLEGVALANDLELGEEQRQHLGSLKASGLPVTNLEALAAHQLERLPPALLPEDWLSYAAIPWSDEFGMQRKLKRVADVGMALALLLLSAPLLLLLAMLIWLEDRGPVLYRQERSGWMGGTFLLLKLRTMVVAPPDAPATWTIPGDRRITRIGSLLRPSRLDELPQLINVLRGEMSLIGPRPERPELEQELEAAIPHYRKRHWMPPGLSGWAQVCAPYAASLEEAELKLSYDLYYVRNWSTVLDLLILFKTIKTVLKVAGR; encoded by the coding sequence TTGTCCTGGCGTAGACCTCGCCGCCTGCTGTTTCTTTGCGCTCTGCTGGATCTGGCGAGCATCTGGCCTGCGGCGGCTCTGGCGGACAGACGGCTGGGCTCATCGCTGCTGAACCATCCGATCTGGCTTCTGTGCTTCGGAGCGGCCTATCTGTTTCTGGGCTGGCTGCTGGGCAGCTACACCGTGCTGCGCTGGCCCGATCTGCGGTTGCCCAGTGTGCTGCGGAGGTTGCTCACCACCTCGGCTGTCACGCTCATGGCGGTGATCCTGGTGCGTTGGGCCTTCAACCTGCCGGTCAGTTTCAGCCTGGGTCATCGCAGCACCCTGATACTGCTGCTCCTGCCGATGACGCTCTGGTCGCTGGTGTTGCGCCTGCTGTTCCGGCGCCTCAGTGAGGGCTCCCACTGGCAGCTGGTGGTGCCGGAGGCCTCCTGTGAGCATGTGGCGATGGAATGGCGGCGCCAGGATCTGGCGGCTCAGCCCCGTGTGGTCAGCCCGGATCGATGGCCTTCTCGCCTGTGGCCACGCCGGAGCCATCTCGAGGGAGTCGCGCTGGCGAACGATCTGGAGCTGGGGGAGGAGCAGCGGCAGCATCTGGGCAGCCTGAAGGCCAGCGGCTTGCCTGTGACCAACCTTGAGGCCCTCGCCGCACACCAGCTGGAGCGCCTGCCCCCGGCCCTGCTGCCCGAAGACTGGCTGAGCTATGCAGCGATCCCCTGGAGCGATGAGTTCGGCATGCAGCGCAAGCTCAAGCGGGTCGCCGATGTCGGCATGGCCCTGGCGCTGCTCCTGCTCTCCGCCCCGCTGCTCCTGCTTCTGGCCATGCTGATCTGGCTGGAGGACAGAGGTCCCGTGCTCTACCGGCAGGAGCGCTCCGGCTGGATGGGCGGGACCTTCCTCTTGCTGAAGCTGCGCACGATGGTCGTGGCTCCTCCGGATGCCCCCGCCACCTGGACGATCCCCGGCGACAGGCGCATCACCCGCATCGGCTCGCTGCTGCGACCGTCCAGGCTGGATGAGCTGCCGCAGCTGATCAATGTCCTGCGTGGCGAGATGAGCCTGATCGGTCCCCGCCCGGAGCGACCGGAGCTGGAGCAGGAGCTGGAGGCGGCCATTCCCCACTACCGCAAGCGCCACTGGATGCCCCCGGGTCTGAGCGGCTGGGCCCAGGTGTGCGCCCCCTATGCCGCCAGCCTGGAGGAAGCGGAGCTGAAACTCAGCTATGACCTCTACTACGTGCGCAACTGGAGCACGGTTCTGGATCTGCTGATCCTGTTCAAGACGATCAAGACCGTGCTGAAGGTGGCAGGGCGGTGA
- a CDS encoding YadA-like family protein, translating into MRPGRSGRHAPRPGRLTVSAGFAFRAGDKAVATGCDHRPSRPAAAPAGFGVRVEGGRSSLVGTN; encoded by the coding sequence TTGCGACCAGGCCGGTCGGGGCGTCACGCACCGCGCCCGGGTCGACTGACCGTCAGCGCTGGCTTCGCCTTCAGGGCCGGGGACAAGGCTGTGGCCACAGGTTGTGACCATCGGCCGTCGCGGCCAGCAGCGGCACCGGCGGGCTTCGGTGTTCGCGTGGAAGGGGGGCGCAGCAGCCTCGTCGGTACGAATTGA
- a CDS encoding glycosyltransferase family 2 protein yields the protein MADQAMPDPFTTPEPEPGGDTPAISVVIPFHDRGALLAQACASLRRQTLPSWQAILVNDGSLPETRAVAHQLTADDQRFQLIDVGKERHIPGPWLARNIGITASRAPLIAFLDADDLWHPDKLARQLRLHRDQGADLSVTAYLRFRSGNHGETVVERRTPPPLLTYRELLAGNVVPLSSVIVRRALLQAAASGACGPFRPERHEDYGLWLRLFARCPELRYARLTEPLMAYRLHPGSLSAQRWRSHQAVSALLAQHSRHRLEHALLLARWGFARVRERWPHSGSGQMRCREPLPADYLEPMSP from the coding sequence ATGGCTGACCAGGCGATGCCCGACCCGTTCACCACGCCAGAGCCTGAGCCAGGCGGCGACACGCCGGCCATCTCAGTGGTGATTCCGTTCCACGATCGCGGAGCCCTGCTGGCGCAGGCCTGCGCCTCCCTTCGCCGGCAGACCCTGCCAAGCTGGCAAGCAATCCTGGTGAACGACGGCTCCCTGCCCGAAACACGGGCCGTCGCCCATCAGCTGACGGCCGACGACCAACGTTTCCAGCTGATCGACGTCGGCAAGGAGCGGCACATTCCCGGCCCCTGGCTGGCGCGCAACATCGGCATCACGGCATCGCGCGCCCCGCTGATCGCCTTTCTCGACGCCGACGACCTCTGGCACCCGGACAAGCTCGCCCGGCAGCTGCGGCTCCATCGCGACCAGGGTGCTGACCTGTCGGTGACGGCATACCTGCGCTTCCGCAGCGGCAACCATGGGGAGACGGTGGTCGAACGCCGCACACCCCCACCCCTGCTGACCTACCGCGAGCTTCTGGCCGGCAATGTGGTGCCTCTCTCCTCGGTGATCGTGCGCCGTGCACTGCTGCAGGCAGCAGCCTCCGGGGCCTGCGGACCGTTCCGCCCCGAGCGTCACGAGGACTATGGCCTGTGGCTTCGCCTGTTCGCCCGCTGTCCTGAACTGCGCTACGCACGCCTGACGGAGCCCCTGATGGCCTATCGCCTCCATCCAGGGTCCCTGTCAGCCCAGCGGTGGCGCAGCCATCAGGCCGTTTCGGCCCTGTTGGCCCAGCACAGCCGCCATCGACTGGAGCACGCCCTGCTGCTGGCGCGGTGGGGCTTCGCACGGGTTCGCGAGCGCTGGCCGCATTCCGGATCGGGGCAGATGCGCTGCCGAGAACCACTGCCTGCCGACTATCTGGAGCCGATGTCTCCCTGA
- a CDS encoding peptidylprolyl isomerase, producing MTSVPVQGSAVQAQASGQPFSIKQYRVLARHGLLLPLLKAQVIAEAVSGVSLTQEEKQRTLQEWAQRLGLKSEDQLKSHLQSQLLSLEDARSQAELPLRIDRHVLQNFTARAEKRFLERKAELDRVVYSLIRVKDMGLAQELYLRIAEGEDTFADLAAAHSQGDEKARNGIVGPAPLNQSHPMITERLRSAQPKQLFAPFFISPWWIVLRLEDLQAAVFNDEMKVLMARDLFNEWVNEELQIQLKELQRLLEPAAG from the coding sequence ATGACGTCTGTTCCAGTCCAGGGAAGCGCAGTGCAGGCACAAGCATCAGGCCAGCCCTTCAGCATCAAGCAATACAGAGTTCTGGCTCGCCATGGGCTGCTGCTTCCTCTGCTCAAGGCCCAGGTCATCGCCGAGGCAGTGTCAGGCGTCAGCCTGACCCAGGAGGAGAAGCAGCGCACGCTGCAGGAATGGGCCCAACGCCTCGGACTGAAGTCGGAGGACCAGCTGAAGAGTCACCTGCAGAGCCAATTACTGAGCCTGGAGGATGCGCGTTCCCAGGCAGAGCTGCCCCTGCGCATCGACCGGCATGTGCTGCAGAACTTCACCGCTCGAGCCGAAAAACGCTTCCTGGAGCGCAAGGCCGAACTCGATCGGGTCGTCTACAGCCTGATCCGCGTCAAGGACATGGGTCTGGCTCAGGAACTGTATCTCCGCATCGCCGAAGGAGAAGACACCTTTGCCGATCTCGCGGCGGCCCACAGCCAGGGCGATGAAAAAGCACGCAACGGCATCGTCGGACCGGCACCCCTGAACCAATCCCACCCCATGATCACGGAGCGCCTGCGCAGCGCCCAACCGAAACAGCTCTTCGCCCCCTTCTTCATCAGTCCTTGGTGGATCGTGCTGCGCCTGGAAGACCTGCAGGCAGCCGTGTTCAACGACGAGATGAAAGTGCTGATGGCACGTGATCTTTTCAATGAATGGGTCAACGAAGAACTGCAGATCCAACTCAAGGAGCTGCAGCGGCTACTGGAGCCAGCCGCGGGCTGA
- a CDS encoding glycosyltransferase family 1 protein encodes MRLVFDTTVLAQGARSERARTGIHRYASQLLPALERSGDLHGLGYCRDPLLRGWQSATDSPAALAPSLTGLIRHPALVRPAKPLWRALQASPWARRRQRLHLDDLLHTAGIDPERAVYHSPYAAIPPEVRRAGFGGVVLTIHDMLPLIEPNLFPRETVRGFRTTLASLRPGDHLVCVSGSTRDDVLRLQRTVPAAQVHVVPLAAATGLEPVQDPAALEVLRQHFGLEQGERLILSVGTLEPRKNLLLTLEAFRRLRARHPATAFRLLLVGARGWQIAPLLHRLKADGLEEAVRLAGFVEDAMLAGLYSCADVFVYPSLYEGFGLPPLEAMQCGTPVIVSRRSSLPEVVGEAGLQVDPLDPDALCAALERVLLDPSTRCALARQGLARAKTFHWRRTAEETAQVYRLALGRR; translated from the coding sequence ATGCGACTGGTCTTCGACACGACGGTACTGGCCCAGGGCGCTCGCTCGGAGCGGGCCAGAACCGGCATTCACCGCTACGCCAGCCAGTTGCTGCCCGCCCTGGAGCGCAGCGGCGACCTCCACGGTCTCGGTTACTGCCGCGATCCCCTGCTGCGCGGCTGGCAGAGCGCCACGGACAGCCCAGCGGCGCTCGCCCCCTCCCTGACAGGCCTGATCAGGCACCCTGCGCTGGTGCGTCCGGCCAAACCGCTCTGGCGCGCCCTGCAGGCCAGCCCATGGGCACGCCGGCGTCAGCGCCTCCACCTCGACGATCTGCTGCACACCGCCGGCATCGACCCGGAGCGCGCGGTGTATCACAGCCCCTATGCGGCCATTCCGCCGGAGGTGCGCCGGGCGGGTTTCGGCGGCGTGGTGCTCACCATCCACGACATGCTGCCCCTGATCGAGCCGAACCTCTTCCCACGCGAAACCGTGCGCGGATTCCGCACCACGCTGGCCAGCCTCCGTCCCGGCGATCATCTCGTCTGCGTCTCCGGTTCCACCCGCGACGACGTGCTGCGGCTGCAGCGCACCGTGCCCGCCGCGCAGGTGCATGTGGTGCCTCTGGCGGCCGCTACCGGGCTTGAACCGGTGCAGGATCCCGCCGCACTCGAGGTTCTGCGTCAGCACTTCGGTCTTGAGCAAGGCGAGCGGTTGATCCTCAGCGTCGGCACCCTGGAGCCTCGCAAGAACCTCCTCCTGACCCTGGAAGCATTCCGGCGGTTGCGGGCCCGTCACCCCGCCACCGCCTTCCGCCTGCTGCTGGTGGGAGCGCGGGGCTGGCAGATCGCCCCCCTGCTGCACCGCCTGAAGGCAGACGGATTGGAGGAGGCCGTGCGTCTGGCGGGGTTCGTCGAGGACGCGATGCTGGCTGGCCTGTATTCCTGCGCCGACGTGTTCGTGTATCCCTCGCTCTATGAGGGGTTCGGGCTGCCACCTCTCGAGGCGATGCAGTGCGGCACCCCCGTGATCGTCAGCCGCCGCTCCTCTCTGCCGGAGGTGGTGGGGGAAGCGGGGCTTCAGGTGGACCCGCTGGACCCCGACGCTCTCTGCGCAGCCCTGGAGCGCGTCCTGCTCGATCCGTCCACGCGGTGTGCACTGGCCCGACAAGGCCTGGCGCGAGCAAAGACCTTCCACTGGCGCCGCACGGCGGAGGAAACGGCACAGGTGTACCGGTTGGCCCTGGGGCGACGCTGA
- a CDS encoding GNAT family N-acetyltransferase — protein sequence MLRRSDVAVTAWSRQQLIGFGRASSDGTFRAVLWDVVVAAPHQGQGLGHRIVTELLHCPEVRDAEKVYLMTTNSAGFYRRLGFDSTHRQHLLVLHRPD from the coding sequence ATGTTGCGCCGCAGTGATGTTGCCGTCACGGCCTGGAGCAGGCAGCAACTGATCGGCTTCGGTCGAGCCAGCAGTGATGGCACCTTCCGGGCCGTGCTGTGGGATGTGGTCGTGGCCGCGCCGCATCAGGGGCAAGGCCTGGGTCATCGGATCGTGACCGAGCTGCTGCACTGCCCTGAAGTGCGTGACGCCGAAAAGGTCTATCTGATGACCACCAACAGCGCCGGCTTCTATCGACGTCTAGGTTTCGACAGTACGCATCGACAGCATCTGCTGGTCCTGCATCGACCTGATTGA
- a CDS encoding HlyD family secretion protein — protein MSTKPPSLTPSKLVSRTQDSIEELIRNDENQGVLQQPVFWARAITWTLIGVAGFGIAWLAIAQTEEIVTVQGKLEPLGVVKDVQVPVGGVVDRILVKEGDRVEKGQALLLLDTEATRDRRAGIIKSISLKQQQLALKRVELDRFLDGNTTQQEVLAKNLALENDILQRLEFLSKEGAAGELQYLQQKNRVQDVNGRIEQTKADRLRQEAILNQEIKQLQAELSDLRNSLTELNVNIRYQKITSPDSGLIFELKPKAQGFVAQTSEPLMKVVPFDKLEARVEIPSKNIGFVSVGRPVDISIDSFPATDFGVLQGTVRSIGSDALPPDQVTQYPRYPADIRLNSQQLKLKDGTILPLQVGMSLTANIKLRKVTYLQLLLNQLQDKAKSLQQI, from the coding sequence ATGTCCACCAAACCCCCGTCTCTCACCCCTTCGAAATTGGTCAGCCGCACTCAGGACTCGATCGAAGAGCTCATCAGGAATGATGAGAACCAGGGTGTCCTCCAACAGCCGGTTTTCTGGGCTCGAGCCATCACCTGGACCCTGATTGGCGTGGCTGGCTTCGGCATCGCCTGGCTCGCCATCGCCCAGACGGAGGAGATTGTCACCGTACAGGGCAAGCTCGAACCGCTTGGTGTGGTCAAGGATGTACAAGTCCCGGTGGGTGGCGTCGTCGATCGCATTCTGGTCAAGGAAGGCGACCGCGTTGAGAAGGGCCAGGCCCTTCTCCTTCTCGATACCGAAGCGACGCGGGATCGGAGAGCCGGAATCATCAAGAGCATCTCCCTGAAGCAGCAGCAACTGGCCCTCAAGCGAGTCGAGCTCGATCGCTTCCTGGATGGCAACACCACACAACAGGAGGTGCTTGCCAAAAACCTGGCCCTTGAAAATGACATCCTGCAGCGACTTGAGTTCCTTTCGAAGGAAGGCGCCGCCGGCGAACTTCAGTATCTGCAGCAGAAAAACCGGGTTCAGGATGTCAATGGCCGCATCGAACAGACCAAAGCCGACCGTCTCCGCCAGGAAGCGATTCTCAACCAGGAGATCAAGCAGCTTCAGGCCGAGCTCTCCGATCTCAGGAACAGCCTGACAGAGCTGAATGTCAACATCCGCTATCAGAAGATTACGTCTCCTGATTCCGGATTGATCTTTGAGCTGAAGCCCAAAGCGCAAGGATTTGTAGCTCAGACCAGCGAACCCTTGATGAAAGTGGTCCCCTTTGACAAGCTTGAGGCGCGGGTTGAGATCCCCAGCAAAAATATCGGCTTCGTTTCAGTCGGTCGCCCCGTGGACATCAGTATTGACTCATTCCCAGCGACCGATTTCGGTGTGTTGCAAGGCACGGTACGTAGCATCGGCTCCGATGCACTTCCCCCTGATCAAGTCACCCAGTATCCCCGCTATCCAGCTGACATCCGACTCAACAGCCAACAGCTGAAGCTCAAGGATGGCACCATCCTGCCCCTGCAGGTGGGCATGTCCCTGACGGCAAACATCAAACTGCGCAAAGTCACCTATTTGCAACTATTGCTCAATCAACTGCAAGACAAGGCCAAGTCCCTGCAGCAAATCTGA
- the ribH gene encoding 6,7-dimethyl-8-ribityllumazine synthase — MTVFEGQFSGAAGLRVAVVVARFNDLVTGRLLSGCLDCLSRHGIDVTPASSQLDVAWVPGSFEIPLVAQRLASSGRYQVVITLGAVIRGDTPHFDVVVSEVSKGVAAVARDTGVPVIFGVLTTDTMQQALERAGIKSNLGWSYGLQAIEMGSLMAALPA; from the coding sequence TTGACGGTTTTCGAAGGGCAGTTCTCCGGTGCGGCCGGACTGCGGGTGGCGGTCGTGGTGGCCCGCTTCAACGATCTGGTCACCGGCAGGCTGCTGAGCGGCTGCCTCGACTGCCTCAGCCGCCATGGCATCGACGTGACCCCTGCCAGCAGTCAGCTGGATGTGGCCTGGGTGCCCGGCAGTTTCGAGATCCCGCTGGTGGCCCAGCGACTGGCCTCTTCGGGCCGCTACCAGGTGGTGATCACCCTGGGCGCCGTGATCCGTGGTGACACGCCGCATTTCGACGTGGTGGTGTCCGAGGTGAGCAAGGGCGTGGCGGCCGTGGCCCGTGACACCGGCGTGCCGGTGATCTTCGGGGTGCTCACCACCGACACCATGCAGCAGGCCCTGGAGCGGGCCGGCATCAAGAGCAACCTGGGCTGGAGCTACGGCCTGCAGGCGATCGAGATGGGCAGCCTGATGGCGGCGTTGCCGGCCTGA
- a CDS encoding ABC transporter transmembrane domain-containing protein gives MTQTPPNPVQLLEHCEALQRLGDAGRAKLASALEMKRCSLGQMLVLNTSLPEQVFVVVEGEARLLGDHHGRPFTIERLGPGSIIGLASLLRAAPCESVSAASEMVLAVIPDRVMLELYESDKGLREWCDSHIWSAELADILRVLTKESAQARTPEELRLLVHQLRDDCSLLGSDRRLWSHLGSDRMILIASGNVPGLSIGTILTAGTRLPEPRPPLPARLLNLSRDDVGAILSATPTDSAVSEAEKLPPEHQSALGSLNAPAETSGLDLGQTDRSRGLSLIRANGVVEETLACFQMLAKILDLPYRRDSVEKILRDNLRRGMAPDLQLCGQIASMMGLLVSGGQVPAQAGTRLMTPCLLSWKESFAIAVSSNSRGLKLASPADGWVMLTPAQLTETFPDGMDLLILDRSNATPEQNFGPGWFWPALKRYRGMLFQVLVASFVVQLFSLANPLLIQVIIDKVITQRSLDTLQILGIALVVVTLMEGVIGTLRTYLFADTTNRIDLRLGAEVIDRLLRLPLGYFDRRPVGELGSRIAELEKIRNFITGQALMTILDSVFSVIYIIVMAIYSWLLTIIALIVLPVQIALTLVGSPLIRRQIRNAAVENANTQSHLVEVLTGIQTVKAQNVEMVSRWKWQDFYRRFVARSFEKTLTGTALTETSQVLQKLSQLLVLWVGAGLVLKGELTLGQLIAFRIIAGYVTQPLLRLSSIWQNIQELRVSFERLADIVDTPMESDDSDRSKIPLPPIHGDVVFEDLHFSFNPGAPEVLKNIKLEIKQGTFVGIVGQSGSGKSTLMKLLPRLYAPTQGRILIDRYDIGKVELYSLRRQVGIVPQEPLLFSGTISDNIALTNPDASSDEIVRAAKIADAHDFIMGLPLGYSSAVGERGSSLSGGQRQRIAIARTLLSNPKLLVMDEATSALDYDTERRVCDNLVDSLQDCTVFFITHRLSTIRRADMIVMMHQGAVVETGTHDELMELKGRYYALYRQQEAS, from the coding sequence ATGACTCAGACCCCTCCCAACCCGGTTCAACTGCTCGAACACTGCGAAGCCCTGCAGAGACTGGGGGACGCGGGTCGCGCCAAGCTCGCGAGCGCCCTTGAGATGAAGCGCTGCTCCCTTGGTCAGATGCTGGTGCTGAACACCAGCCTGCCCGAACAGGTGTTCGTGGTCGTCGAGGGGGAGGCCCGTCTGCTGGGCGATCACCACGGCCGGCCCTTCACGATCGAGCGCCTGGGCCCCGGCTCGATCATCGGCCTGGCCTCGCTGCTGCGGGCGGCGCCCTGCGAATCAGTCTCCGCCGCCTCGGAGATGGTCCTGGCCGTCATTCCTGATCGGGTGATGCTCGAGCTGTATGAGAGCGACAAGGGGCTGCGCGAGTGGTGCGACTCGCACATCTGGAGCGCCGAACTGGCCGACATCCTGCGGGTGCTGACCAAGGAATCGGCCCAGGCACGCACTCCCGAGGAGCTGCGGCTGCTGGTCCATCAGCTGCGCGATGACTGCTCGCTGCTGGGAAGCGACCGCCGGCTCTGGAGCCATCTCGGCTCCGATCGCATGATCCTCATCGCCAGCGGCAACGTGCCGGGGCTGTCGATCGGGACCATTCTCACGGCAGGCACGCGCCTGCCGGAGCCAAGGCCACCATTGCCGGCACGGCTGCTCAATCTGTCCCGCGACGATGTCGGCGCGATTCTGTCGGCGACACCCACCGATTCCGCCGTCTCCGAGGCCGAGAAACTCCCGCCGGAGCATCAGAGCGCCCTGGGCAGTCTCAACGCTCCGGCGGAGACCTCCGGCCTGGACCTCGGCCAGACGGACCGGAGCCGGGGCCTGAGTCTGATCCGGGCCAACGGTGTGGTCGAGGAGACCCTGGCCTGCTTCCAGATGCTGGCGAAGATTCTGGATCTGCCCTACCGCCGGGACTCGGTCGAGAAGATCCTGCGCGACAACCTGCGGCGTGGCATGGCACCCGATCTGCAGTTATGTGGCCAGATCGCCTCAATGATGGGCCTGCTCGTCAGCGGTGGTCAGGTGCCTGCCCAGGCCGGTACGCGCCTGATGACCCCCTGTCTGCTGAGCTGGAAGGAGTCCTTCGCGATCGCAGTCTCCAGCAACAGCCGGGGTCTGAAACTCGCCTCCCCTGCCGATGGCTGGGTGATGCTGACGCCTGCTCAGCTGACGGAGACCTTCCCCGACGGCATGGATCTGCTGATTCTGGATCGCAGCAATGCGACACCGGAGCAGAATTTCGGCCCCGGCTGGTTCTGGCCGGCACTGAAGCGCTATCGCGGCATGCTGTTTCAGGTGCTGGTGGCCTCCTTTGTGGTGCAGCTGTTCAGCCTGGCGAACCCTCTCCTGATTCAGGTGATCATTGACAAGGTGATTACCCAGCGCAGCCTCGACACTCTGCAGATTCTAGGCATCGCACTGGTGGTGGTCACCCTCATGGAAGGGGTCATCGGTACGCTGCGCACCTACCTGTTTGCCGATACCACCAACCGCATCGACCTGAGGCTCGGCGCTGAGGTGATCGACCGCCTCCTGCGCCTGCCACTCGGCTATTTCGATCGCAGGCCAGTGGGGGAACTCGGGTCGCGCATCGCCGAACTGGAGAAGATCAGAAACTTCATCACGGGCCAGGCCCTGATGACCATTCTGGATTCGGTCTTCTCGGTGATCTACATCATCGTGATGGCCATCTACAGCTGGCTGCTCACGATCATCGCCCTCATCGTTCTGCCCGTTCAGATCGCGCTGACACTGGTCGGCTCGCCGCTGATCCGGCGCCAGATCCGCAATGCCGCGGTCGAAAATGCCAACACCCAGAGCCACCTCGTCGAAGTGCTCACCGGCATTCAGACCGTGAAGGCGCAGAACGTGGAAATGGTGAGCCGCTGGAAGTGGCAGGACTTCTACCGGCGCTTCGTGGCCCGCAGCTTCGAAAAGACCCTCACCGGTACGGCTCTGACAGAAACCAGCCAGGTTCTTCAGAAGCTCTCACAACTGCTGGTGCTATGGGTAGGCGCCGGTCTCGTGCTGAAGGGAGAGCTGACCCTTGGTCAGCTGATCGCTTTCCGCATCATCGCTGGTTACGTCACCCAACCCCTGCTGCGCCTCTCCTCGATCTGGCAGAACATCCAGGAGCTGCGCGTGTCCTTTGAACGGCTGGCTGACATCGTCGATACCCCGATGGAATCGGACGACAGCGACCGCTCCAAGATCCCGCTGCCCCCGATCCATGGTGACGTCGTCTTTGAAGACCTCCATTTCAGCTTCAATCCTGGCGCTCCGGAAGTCCTCAAGAACATCAAACTCGAAATCAAGCAGGGTACCTTCGTCGGCATTGTCGGCCAGAGCGGCAGCGGCAAGAGCACCCTGATGAAGCTGCTGCCACGCCTGTACGCACCGACGCAGGGTCGCATCCTGATCGACCGCTATGACATCGGCAAGGTTGAGCTCTATTCACTGCGCCGTCAGGTCGGCATCGTGCCGCAGGAACCACTGCTGTTCAGCGGAACCATCAGTGACAACATCGCTCTCACCAATCCAGACGCCAGCAGCGATGAAATCGTCAGAGCAGCCAAAATCGCCGATGCCCATGATTTCATCATGGGCCTGCCGCTCGGTTACAGCTCCGCTGTGGGCGAGCGCGGATCGTCTCTGTCGGGAGGCCAACGGCAACGCATCGCCATCGCCCGTACCCTGCTGAGCAACCCCAAATTGCTGGTGATGGATGAAGCCACCAGCGCCCTCGACTACGACACCGAACGCCGTGTCTGCGACAACCTCGTCGACTCCCTGCAGGACTGCACCGTGTTCTTCATCACACACCGCCTCAGCACCATCCGCCGAGCTGACATGATCGTGATGATGCACCAAGGAGCCGTGGTCGAAACTGGAACTCACGACGAGTTAATGGAGCTCAAGGGTCGCTATTACGCCCTCTATCGCCAGCAGGAGGCCAGCTGA